A single window of Nocardia higoensis DNA harbors:
- a CDS encoding RNA polymerase sigma factor has product MAAGAVDEAKLRDLIPGVLAALVHRGADFASAEDAVQEALIRAVETWPRQPPTDPKGWLITTAWHRFVDFSRSEAARRRREVLVTDEPPPGPAVDVDETLRLYFLCAHPSLRPASAVALTLRAVGGLTTRQIARAYLVPEATMAQRISRAKRTVSAVGLDRPGDLRTVLQTLYLVFNEGYSGDVDLAAEAIRLARQLHASTGDPEVAGLLALFLLHHARRPARTRPDGSLVPLAEQDRTRWRRDLIAEGVRVLQAALARDRLGEYQAQAAIAALHADAQTAEETDWVQIVEWYDELVALTDSPVVRLNRAVAVGEADGPRAGLAALAELDPALPRYTAASAYLHEQAGDLDTAAQLYVVAAAQAHNLAERNHLTLRAATLRRQREA; this is encoded by the coding sequence ATGGCCGCCGGCGCGGTGGACGAGGCGAAGCTGCGGGACCTGATTCCCGGAGTTCTGGCGGCGCTCGTCCACCGCGGGGCGGATTTCGCCTCGGCGGAGGACGCGGTGCAGGAGGCCCTGATCCGGGCCGTCGAGACCTGGCCCCGGCAGCCGCCCACCGATCCCAAGGGCTGGCTGATCACCACGGCCTGGCATCGCTTCGTCGACTTCAGCCGTTCCGAGGCCGCCCGGCGGCGGCGCGAAGTGCTGGTCACCGACGAGCCGCCGCCCGGGCCCGCCGTCGACGTGGACGAGACCTTGCGGCTGTATTTCCTGTGCGCGCACCCCAGCCTGCGCCCGGCCTCCGCGGTCGCCCTCACGCTGCGGGCGGTCGGCGGGCTGACCACCCGCCAGATCGCGCGGGCGTATCTGGTACCCGAAGCGACCATGGCACAGCGGATCAGCCGCGCCAAGCGCACCGTGAGCGCGGTCGGGCTCGATCGGCCCGGCGACCTGCGCACGGTGTTGCAGACGCTGTACCTGGTGTTCAACGAGGGCTACAGCGGCGATGTCGACCTCGCGGCCGAGGCCATCCGGCTGGCGCGGCAGTTGCACGCGAGCACCGGCGACCCGGAGGTCGCGGGTCTGCTCGCCCTCTTTCTGCTCCACCACGCCCGGCGCCCGGCCCGCACCCGCCCCGACGGCAGCCTCGTGCCGTTGGCCGAACAGGACCGCACCCGGTGGCGGCGCGACCTGATCGCCGAGGGCGTACGGGTGCTCCAGGCGGCGCTGGCCCGTGACCGGCTCGGCGAGTACCAGGCGCAGGCCGCGATCGCCGCCCTGCACGCCGACGCCCAGACCGCCGAGGAGACCGACTGGGTGCAGATCGTGGAGTGGTACGACGAGCTGGTGGCGCTCACCGACAGCCCGGTGGTGCGGCTCAATCGCGCTGTCGCCGTGGGGGAAGCGGATGGCCCGCGTGCCGGGCTGGCGGCGCTCGCGGAACTGGACCCGGCACTGCCCCGCTACACCGCCGCGTCCGCCTATCTCCACGAACAGGCGGGCGACCTCGACACGGCGGCGCAGCTCTACGTGGTGGCCGCCGCGCAGGCGCACAACCTCGCCGAGCGCAACCACCTCACGCTTCGAGCCGCCACCCTGCGCAGGCAGCGGGAAGCCTGA
- a CDS encoding TetR/AcrR family transcriptional regulator has protein sequence MSVDNRRTARPAVDGDSAPRPIRRRPKNRRAQIAAASAAAFGALGYHGVSMEDIASGLGISSAALYRHFPSKYALFREELLRVGTAMADSVELPEQARDWSPEDRLRQVVRAVARAVIDNRATVTLVRWEVRYLEAPDQEKLAQQQATVLDALAAELRALRPDLEVDDVRVLRAAMLSVLTSIADHHATLPAKSLIELLDSVCWTLARAELPAAAADPEPVVAVDIPDSFKHELLLRKAVELFHERGYPNVSVEEIASAAGLSAASAVYRFYRGKSDLLAAAFRRAADRVSAAIGPAVAAAATPEAAMSVLIERFVSGSFAERALTFVYYTEFQHVPAEERAVLRNIQRLNVEEWSKLVRDVRSDLSPAETRFLVHAAFALVVDLGRTFGADPIASQLRVRRLMELTLFGRPVSTG, from the coding sequence ATGAGTGTCGACAACCGCCGCACGGCGCGACCAGCGGTCGACGGCGACTCGGCACCACGTCCGATCCGGCGCAGGCCGAAGAACCGCCGGGCGCAGATCGCCGCCGCCTCGGCCGCCGCGTTCGGCGCGCTGGGCTATCACGGGGTCAGCATGGAGGACATCGCGTCGGGTCTGGGCATCAGCTCGGCCGCGCTGTACCGGCATTTCCCCAGCAAGTACGCCCTGTTCCGAGAGGAACTGCTCCGGGTGGGCACAGCGATGGCGGATTCGGTCGAGCTGCCGGAGCAGGCACGGGACTGGTCGCCCGAGGACAGGCTGCGCCAGGTCGTGCGGGCGGTGGCCCGCGCGGTCATCGACAACCGCGCCACCGTCACCCTGGTCCGCTGGGAGGTCCGCTATCTCGAGGCCCCCGATCAGGAGAAACTGGCACAGCAGCAGGCCACCGTCCTCGACGCGCTCGCGGCCGAATTGCGGGCACTGCGTCCGGATCTCGAGGTGGACGATGTGCGCGTCCTGCGCGCGGCCATGCTCAGCGTGCTCACCAGCATCGCCGATCACCACGCCACCCTGCCCGCGAAATCGCTGATCGAACTGCTCGACTCGGTCTGCTGGACCCTCGCGCGGGCCGAACTCCCCGCTGCCGCAGCGGATCCGGAACCAGTTGTGGCCGTGGACATCCCGGACTCCTTCAAGCACGAGCTGCTGCTGCGCAAGGCTGTCGAGCTGTTCCACGAGCGCGGCTACCCGAATGTCAGTGTCGAGGAAATCGCCTCCGCGGCGGGACTTTCCGCCGCGTCGGCGGTCTACCGCTTCTATCGCGGCAAATCCGATCTGCTCGCGGCGGCCTTCCGACGCGCCGCCGATCGCGTTTCGGCGGCGATCGGGCCCGCGGTCGCCGCCGCCGCGACTCCCGAAGCCGCCATGAGTGTGCTGATCGAGCGTTTCGTCTCCGGTTCGTTCGCCGAACGGGCGCTGACTTTCGTCTACTACACCGAATTCCAGCACGTGCCCGCCGAGGAACGGGCCGTGCTGCGCAATATCCAGCGACTGAATGTCGAAGAGTGGAGCAAACTCGTGCGCGATGTGCGCTCGGACCTCTCCCCCGCCGAGACCCGCTTCCTCGTGCACGCCGCTTTCGCCCTCGTGGTCGACCTGGGCCGCACCTTCGGCGCCGACCCCATCGCCTCTCAGTTACGGGTTCGCCGGCTGATGGAGCTCACCCTGTTCGGCCGACCCGTCAGCACCGGGTAA
- a CDS encoding YciI family protein, whose product MAKYLLLKHYRGAPAAVNDVPMDRWTPEEIQAHIQYMHDFAAKLEATGEFVDGQALAPEGAWVRSDGEGKPPVTDGPFAETKDLIAGWMIIDVDSYERAVELAGELSSAPGAGGEPIHEWLEVRPFLTAPPTVTE is encoded by the coding sequence ATGGCGAAGTACTTGCTTCTCAAGCATTACCGGGGTGCGCCCGCGGCGGTCAACGACGTGCCGATGGACCGGTGGACGCCGGAGGAGATCCAGGCGCACATCCAGTACATGCACGACTTCGCGGCGAAACTCGAGGCCACCGGCGAATTCGTCGACGGGCAGGCACTGGCGCCGGAGGGCGCGTGGGTGCGCTCGGACGGCGAAGGCAAGCCTCCGGTGACCGACGGGCCGTTCGCGGAGACCAAGGATCTCATCGCCGGGTGGATGATCATCGACGTGGACTCCTACGAGCGCGCGGTCGAACTGGCCGGTGAGCTGTCGTCGGCACCCGGCGCGGGCGGCGAGCCGATCCACGAGTGGCTCGAGGTCCGGCCGTTCCTGACGGCCCCGCCCACCGTCACCGAGTGA
- a CDS encoding TetR/AcrR family transcriptional regulator gives MDAQQRRTSGGTASRDQAAERVVRKRPRDRRAQIAAASAEAFGLLGYHGVSMEDIASRLGISSTALYRHYPSKYALFREEALRLSALCEEAVTLPARLRDAPVRERLAHIVDALIDRSIANRRGAAVLRWQSRYLEPEDYRTLMVQLADGQDVICHLLAEIRPELDEEDLAVLSSSALSVIGSISDHQVSIPVRALTKLLRVSAHAVLAAELPSVDETSAPTRAAEVPLTFKHELLLKNSVELFHRYGYPNVSVEDIANAAGLPASSAVYRFYRSKGDILAAAFRRAADRVSAAIGPAIASTGSPGEALSELVDLYVDGSFAERELTFVYYAEISNVPREDRTVLRNIQRLNVEEWAKLLVQSRPELSPAEARVLVHAALAQVVDLGQWLGPDNPICDRTRVVHLMHTILFGPAA, from the coding sequence ATGGACGCGCAACAGCGCCGCACTTCCGGCGGCACGGCAAGTCGCGATCAGGCTGCCGAGCGCGTGGTCCGCAAACGCCCCAGAGATCGGCGCGCGCAGATTGCCGCCGCATCGGCCGAGGCCTTCGGGCTGCTCGGCTACCACGGCGTGAGCATGGAAGACATCGCCTCTCGTCTCGGGATCAGTTCCACCGCTCTCTACCGGCATTATCCCAGCAAGTACGCGCTGTTCCGGGAAGAGGCGCTGCGGCTGAGCGCGCTGTGCGAGGAGGCCGTCACGCTGCCCGCCCGGCTGCGGGACGCGCCCGTCCGCGAACGCCTGGCGCACATCGTCGACGCCCTGATCGACCGCTCGATCGCCAATCGCCGAGGCGCGGCTGTGCTGCGCTGGCAGAGCCGCTACCTCGAACCCGAGGACTATCGCACGCTGATGGTCCAGTTGGCCGACGGCCAGGACGTGATCTGCCACCTGCTCGCCGAGATCCGTCCCGAGCTCGACGAGGAGGACCTGGCCGTGCTGTCCTCCTCGGCGCTCAGCGTGATCGGCTCCATCTCCGATCATCAGGTCTCCATCCCGGTACGCGCGCTGACCAAACTGCTGCGCGTCTCCGCCCACGCCGTGCTGGCCGCGGAGTTGCCGTCCGTGGATGAGACTTCCGCGCCCACCCGCGCCGCGGAAGTCCCGCTGACCTTCAAACACGAACTGCTGCTGAAGAATTCGGTGGAGCTTTTCCACCGCTACGGCTACCCCAATGTCAGCGTCGAGGACATCGCCAATGCCGCGGGCCTGCCCGCGTCCTCGGCCGTCTACCGCTTCTACCGCAGCAAGGGCGACATTCTCGCCGCCGCCTTCCGCCGCGCCGCCGACCGGGTCTCCGCCGCCATCGGCCCCGCCATCGCCTCCACCGGCAGCCCGGGCGAAGCCCTCAGCGAACTCGTCGATCTCTACGTGGACGGCTCCTTCGCCGAGCGCGAGCTGACCTTCGTCTACTACGCCGAGATCAGCAACGTCCCCCGCGAGGACCGCACCGTCCTGCGCAACATCCAGCGCCTCAATGTCGAGGAGTGGGCCAAGTTGCTCGTGCAGTCGCGCCCGGAACTTTCCCCCGCCGAAGCCCGCGTTCTCGTCCATGCCGCGCTGGCGCAGGTCGTCGACCTGGGCCAATGGCTGGGCCCGGACAATCCGATCTGTGATCGGACCCGGGTCGTCCACCTCATGCACACCATCCTCTTCGGCCCCGCCGCCTGA
- a CDS encoding helix-turn-helix domain-containing protein, with amino-acid sequence MTSRIALLIAVAAALLPLAACGGSADEPAPQPTAPTGENRMIGYQVKRLDQLIESTFDRLLGDSGITRRQWQTMNTLSAGPADKPQLTDALRPFWEVNDESLDALITDLTGRGWIVENAGSYSLTDAGRAAHAAAEESVGRIRELSAAGIGEEEFEQMMDVLGRIIGNLEQAAP; translated from the coding sequence ATGACATCGCGCATCGCTCTTCTCATCGCCGTAGCCGCGGCGCTGCTTCCGCTCGCCGCCTGCGGCGGGTCGGCCGACGAGCCCGCCCCGCAGCCGACCGCGCCGACCGGCGAGAACCGCATGATCGGCTACCAGGTGAAGCGGCTCGATCAACTGATCGAATCAACCTTCGACCGACTGCTCGGTGACTCCGGAATCACCCGGCGGCAGTGGCAGACGATGAACACCCTCAGCGCGGGACCGGCCGACAAACCGCAGCTCACCGACGCCCTGCGCCCGTTCTGGGAGGTGAACGACGAGAGCCTCGACGCACTGATCACAGATCTGACCGGCCGAGGCTGGATCGTCGAGAACGCGGGCAGCTACTCGCTCACCGACGCGGGCCGCGCCGCGCACGCCGCCGCCGAGGAATCGGTGGGGCGCATCCGCGAACTGTCGGCGGCCGGGATCGGCGAGGAGGAGTTCGAGCAGATGATGGACGTCCTCGGTCGCATCATCGG
- a CDS encoding DUF3558 domain-containing protein, translated as MAEGEGVVRASGVVMVVSAASVLMLAGCSTGGEAAPVVTTTTGLPIAAEAPASFDPCTDIPQSVLDSENLRRGASKNANYDGGRGIKWRGCRYVAPDSYAVGITTTNLTLAVVRDNPDFTVRQEYVIDGRAAMAVDPVGETDLRASCRFYVEMTGGSLELSMDNPSSRDKTGHLDTCELARGLAEKLAPLIPDN; from the coding sequence TTGGCCGAAGGGGAGGGTGTCGTGCGGGCCTCTGGCGTGGTGATGGTGGTGAGCGCCGCTTCGGTGCTGATGCTGGCGGGGTGTTCCACGGGTGGGGAGGCGGCGCCGGTGGTGACCACCACGACGGGCTTGCCGATCGCGGCGGAGGCGCCGGCGTCGTTCGATCCGTGTACCGATATTCCGCAGTCGGTGCTGGATTCGGAGAATCTGCGCCGCGGGGCGTCGAAGAACGCGAATTACGACGGTGGTCGGGGAATCAAATGGCGGGGATGCAGATATGTCGCTCCGGACAGTTATGCGGTGGGGATCACGACGACGAATCTGACGTTAGCGGTGGTGCGGGACAATCCCGACTTCACGGTTCGGCAGGAGTATGTGATCGACGGACGGGCGGCGATGGCGGTCGATCCTGTCGGTGAGACCGACCTGCGGGCGTCGTGCCGCTTCTATGTCGAAATGACAGGCGGCAGCCTGGAGTTGTCGATGGACAATCCGAGTTCGCGCGACAAGACCGGCCATCTGGATACGTGCGAGTTGGCGCGTGGTCTGGCGGAGAAGCTGGCGCCGTTGATTCCGGACAACTGA
- a CDS encoding MarR family winged helix-turn-helix transcriptional regulator, giving the protein MDDVERVERAMIAIRRRQTRRALAEDGLPGGQSFEVLDVIEAESEPTVSAVAAALAVDQPRASKLVAAAVADGLVIRVADQTDGRRSVLVLTERGRELLDQVHERRRAAFDTAMTGWTMRERSEFARLLIRFVEAMPS; this is encoded by the coding sequence GTGGACGATGTCGAGCGCGTAGAACGAGCCATGATCGCGATCAGGCGCAGGCAAACCCGCCGTGCGCTCGCCGAGGACGGCCTTCCCGGTGGGCAGTCCTTCGAGGTCCTCGACGTGATCGAGGCCGAATCCGAGCCCACCGTCTCGGCGGTCGCGGCGGCGCTGGCCGTGGATCAGCCGCGAGCCAGCAAACTCGTCGCCGCGGCAGTCGCCGACGGACTGGTCATCCGCGTCGCCGACCAAACCGACGGCAGGCGGTCGGTTCTCGTCCTCACCGAGCGCGGCCGTGAGCTGCTGGACCAGGTGCACGAGCGCCGCCGCGCCGCCTTCGACACCGCCATGACCGGCTGGACGATGCGTGAACGCTCCGAGTTCGCGCGCCTACTGATCCGCTTCGTCGAGGCGATGCCGTCGTGA